A single window of bacterium DNA harbors:
- a CDS encoding GAF domain-containing protein, with amino-acid sequence MTDTPVSQDSTPEALLAQLDALMQPSEPLLTQLANAAAFLYWSMAEVNWLGFYLAEGDVLYLGPFHGKPACTLIPIGSGVCGTAAADGQTQHVDDVHSFPGHIACDAASNSEVVVPLFDAEQRVWGVLDVDSPRHARFSNEDVRFLEHAAELVQHRCIAAGGRIFPLDKTS; translated from the coding sequence ATGACCGACACTCCAGTATCACAGGATTCGACACCTGAAGCGCTGCTCGCACAGCTCGATGCGCTGATGCAGCCTTCGGAACCACTTCTGACACAGCTTGCGAACGCTGCAGCGTTTCTGTACTGGTCGATGGCGGAGGTGAACTGGCTTGGTTTCTATCTCGCTGAGGGTGATGTGCTCTATCTGGGGCCGTTCCACGGCAAGCCTGCCTGTACGTTGATCCCGATCGGCAGCGGAGTCTGCGGCACAGCGGCCGCAGATGGCCAAACGCAGCATGTCGATGATGTGCACAGCTTTCCGGGACATATCGCCTGCGATGCAGCGTCGAACTCGGAGGTGGTCGTGCCGCTGTTCGATGCGGAACAACGCGTCTGGGGCGTTCTTGATGTGGACAGTCCCCGTCATGCGCGTTTTTCAAACGAAGATGTTCGCTTTCTCGAGCACGCGGCCGAACTCGTGCAGCATCGCTGCATCGCGGCGGGGGGACGCATTTTCCCGCTTGACAAAACGTCGTGA